The Sphingobium sp. JS3065 genome includes a region encoding these proteins:
- a CDS encoding NAD-dependent epimerase/dehydratase family protein has product MANILVTGGTGLLGGPTVKRLVSLGHKVVVYDLSPNLENLGQVRDEVEIVRGDIADLPKLMRTVKKGRIERIIHLAAIIKHHSVADPLSAVMGNCAATAYLCELAEAHEIERMVWASTAGVYGRMERYPEGALVTEDDLVGPSSPYGATKVACEQIAEAYHNNNGLDVVGFRLAYVYGLGRLSGATGQFNDMLRRLALGQHATFPALAGGPSSKWQPMFNEDMAEVFCAAAFGPKADRRIYNAPVDQTVTVEQSMAILRELIPGASIDLSNDAVGQGTVPLMDGSNAQKMFKVHLKHDLKAGWAKMLESYQR; this is encoded by the coding sequence ATGGCGAATATTTTGGTCACGGGGGGAACGGGACTTCTTGGAGGTCCGACTGTTAAGAGGCTTGTCTCCCTCGGCCACAAGGTCGTGGTCTATGATCTTTCACCCAATCTCGAAAACCTCGGCCAGGTGAGGGATGAGGTGGAGATCGTTCGCGGCGATATCGCCGATTTGCCAAAGCTCATGCGGACGGTGAAGAAGGGCCGGATCGAGCGGATCATTCACCTGGCAGCTATCATAAAGCATCATTCCGTCGCCGATCCGCTAAGTGCCGTCATGGGCAACTGCGCTGCGACCGCGTATCTTTGCGAACTCGCAGAAGCTCATGAAATTGAGCGGATGGTCTGGGCCAGCACCGCCGGGGTATATGGTCGGATGGAACGATACCCCGAGGGAGCACTGGTTACTGAAGACGATCTCGTAGGTCCGTCGAGCCCCTACGGCGCCACCAAGGTTGCCTGCGAGCAAATAGCCGAGGCATACCACAATAACAATGGCCTCGATGTCGTCGGCTTCCGTCTCGCTTATGTTTATGGACTTGGTCGGCTTTCTGGAGCCACTGGACAATTCAATGATATGCTGCGTCGGCTTGCTCTGGGCCAACACGCGACCTTTCCGGCGCTCGCTGGCGGTCCTTCGTCGAAGTGGCAGCCCATGTTTAATGAGGACATGGCTGAGGTGTTCTGTGCGGCAGCCTTCGGTCCGAAGGCTGACCGAAGAATTTACAACGCACCGGTCGATCAAACTGTGACTGTCGAGCAATCGATGGCAATTTTGCGAGAACTGATCCCGGGAGCGTCGATTGATCTGTCAAACGACGCTGTCGGTCAAGGAACGGTTCCCCTGATGGACGGAAGCAACGCGCAGAAGATGTTCAAGGTGCATCTGAAGCACGATCTGAAAGCCGGCTGGGCAAAAATGCTCGAGAGCTATCAGAGGTAG
- a CDS encoding SDR family NAD(P)-dependent oxidoreductase, which translates to MFDLAGKVCVVTGSTRGIGKSVALALAKRGGKVVISSRKATACDEVASEINSICGSEAAIAISASIGAKDQLQNLVDATVARLGGLDVLVCNAASNPAYGPMSELEDDQFRKLLENNILATHWLVQMASPHMIKRGGGSIIIMSSIGGMRGSMVIGGYNVTKAADLQIVRNMAQELGPHGIRVNAISPGLIKTDFAKSLWDNPELLEKFKQGSALRSIGAPEDIAGAAVFLASEESRFVTGHNLVVDGGVTIMGD; encoded by the coding sequence ATGTTCGATCTTGCCGGAAAGGTCTGCGTCGTCACGGGGTCAACTCGCGGCATTGGAAAGAGTGTTGCCCTTGCCTTGGCCAAGCGGGGCGGGAAAGTGGTCATCTCGTCCCGCAAGGCGACAGCATGCGACGAGGTAGCTTCGGAAATCAACAGTATCTGCGGTTCCGAGGCTGCGATCGCGATCAGCGCCAGCATCGGTGCAAAAGACCAACTCCAGAACCTGGTCGATGCAACAGTCGCGCGTTTAGGCGGCCTTGATGTGCTCGTCTGCAATGCAGCAAGTAATCCGGCCTACGGTCCCATGTCCGAACTTGAGGATGATCAGTTTAGGAAGCTTCTGGAAAACAATATCCTTGCGACCCATTGGTTGGTCCAGATGGCATCTCCGCACATGATCAAGCGGGGAGGGGGCTCGATCATCATCATGTCCTCCATCGGAGGCATGCGGGGATCCATGGTGATCGGCGGATACAACGTCACAAAGGCGGCCGATCTGCAGATTGTCAGGAACATGGCGCAGGAGCTCGGTCCACATGGAATTCGCGTCAATGCAATTTCGCCCGGACTGATCAAGACTGATTTCGCTAAGTCGCTGTGGGACAACCCGGAGTTACTTGAGAAATTTAAGCAAGGTTCGGCGCTTCGATCGATCGGCGCGCCTGAAGATATTGCCGGAGCTGCGGTCTTCCTTGCTTCTGAGGAGTCAAGATTTGTTACAGGCCATAATCTTGTAGTTGATGGTGGCGTAACAATTATGGGTGACTAA
- a CDS encoding flavin-containing monooxygenase: MGKVEFHEVIVIGAGFGGIGMLNRMKQDGRDVLCLEAGSDVGGVWFWNTYPGARTDSEAWYYCFSVSEELGQEWNWTERYPKQDEVRQYLSYAADKLDVRSNIVFNSKVDKAIYDADRRQWSVSVGDKEYACRFLISAMGILSSVFIPPFPGLDVFEGRVLLTARWPDEKPDFTGRRVGLIGTGATGVQIVPEVSQHADSLTVFQRTANFVIPAQNHDLDDEFRADIKRRYPQIWQKVDRHAFAMPMDVTGRLYRDFTEDQRMEIFEEGWRRGGFRFLFETFDDVMVDPECNQAASEFIRAKIRSIVKDPETAELLSPRDHPYASKRPPAGHGYYEAYNNPKVTLVDIKTNKIERVIPEGLQLEDGSIFEFDDLIIATGFDAFTGALTSVEIRGKSGQTIAEKWAEGAKTLFGVATHDFPNFFMITGPLATFGNVPTTIERNIDWIGDAIKFVRSQSSDAVMEVTEQAEQGWADLAQEVIDTTVLKDGVGANSWILGANIPGKKVAPVAYLGGFHNYVDKLRAEKAPYPSFVLK, translated from the coding sequence ATGGGCAAGGTAGAGTTCCACGAAGTTATCGTGATCGGTGCCGGTTTTGGTGGCATCGGTATGCTGAACCGAATGAAGCAGGATGGACGCGATGTGCTTTGCCTCGAAGCAGGGAGTGATGTCGGGGGCGTTTGGTTCTGGAACACGTACCCCGGGGCGAGAACAGACAGCGAGGCCTGGTACTATTGTTTTTCTGTCTCTGAAGAATTGGGGCAGGAGTGGAACTGGACTGAGCGTTATCCGAAGCAGGACGAAGTTCGCCAATATTTGAGCTATGCTGCGGACAAGCTCGATGTTCGGAGCAATATTGTCTTCAACTCGAAAGTTGACAAAGCGATATATGACGCGGATCGCAGGCAATGGAGCGTTTCCGTCGGTGACAAAGAATATGCTTGTCGATTCCTTATCTCCGCTATGGGCATCCTTTCGTCCGTTTTTATCCCCCCATTTCCCGGTCTCGACGTATTCGAGGGGCGCGTCCTGCTCACTGCGCGATGGCCGGATGAAAAGCCCGATTTTACCGGGCGGCGGGTCGGCCTGATCGGGACCGGCGCCACCGGCGTTCAGATTGTGCCTGAAGTCTCCCAGCACGCCGATAGTCTGACCGTTTTTCAACGGACGGCCAATTTCGTCATTCCCGCGCAGAACCACGATCTGGATGATGAGTTCAGGGCTGACATCAAGCGGAGATATCCGCAAATCTGGCAAAAGGTTGACCGGCATGCCTTCGCCATGCCCATGGATGTCACAGGCCGCCTTTACCGGGATTTCACCGAAGACCAGCGCATGGAAATTTTCGAAGAGGGGTGGCGACGAGGTGGTTTCCGTTTCCTCTTCGAGACCTTTGATGACGTCATGGTCGATCCTGAATGCAACCAAGCCGCGAGCGAATTTATTCGCGCCAAGATCCGCAGCATTGTGAAAGATCCTGAGACGGCCGAGCTTCTTTCCCCTCGTGATCATCCTTACGCTTCCAAGCGTCCGCCAGCAGGGCACGGTTACTACGAGGCTTACAACAACCCCAAGGTAACGCTGGTAGATATCAAGACCAACAAGATCGAGCGTGTGATTCCTGAGGGATTGCAGCTTGAGGATGGATCGATCTTCGAGTTTGATGACCTGATTATCGCTACCGGGTTTGACGCTTTTACCGGCGCGCTTACTTCGGTCGAAATTCGTGGTAAATCGGGCCAGACTATTGCGGAAAAATGGGCTGAGGGCGCGAAAACCCTATTTGGCGTAGCAACGCACGACTTCCCCAATTTCTTCATGATAACGGGTCCGTTGGCAACGTTCGGGAACGTGCCGACCACGATCGAGCGCAATATCGATTGGATCGGAGATGCAATAAAATTCGTCCGTTCGCAAAGCAGCGATGCAGTCATGGAAGTGACCGAGCAGGCCGAGCAAGGTTGGGCTGATCTGGCCCAAGAAGTTATTGATACCACGGTCCTCAAGGACGGGGTCGGTGCAAATTCATGGATTCTGGGTGCTAACATCCCAGGTAAGAAGGTCGCTCCGGTAGCCTACCTTGGCGGTTTTCATAACTACGTCGATAAGCTGAGGGCCGAGAAGGCACCTTACCCCAGCTTCGTACTGAAGTAA
- a CDS encoding acyl-CoA dehydrogenase — MVAGASNIEVFIVSPIVDRRNIEFVLFDVFGLGEILASPFYAHCDRDTVEQILDSAERMATEIFLPSAVELDANPPRMVDGKVQIIPEVGAALAAYADAGLSAQTFGHNDGGLQLPYTMAMAVDGMFIAANQAIANYAILTTAAAHLLVAFGTDEQKRLYAAPMIEGRWTGTMCLSEPQAGSSLSDITTRAEPAGDGSYHLHGSKMWISGAGHQIKENIVNLVLAKIPGGAAGVKGISLFIVPQRLVDKDGNPGADNNVTLVGLNHKMGQRGITNCMLNFGETGATVGYLVGEPHQGLRYMFHMMNEARIGVGHGAAMSGLVGYLYSRSYAQERLQGRRIGQKDPKTPQVPLIEHPDIRRMLLAQKTKVEGAIALCYYCSLLIDKAAVSEGDERKDASILLDILTPIAKSWPSEHCLQANDLAIQVLGGAGYTLDHPVERLYRDNRLNPIHEGTVAIHGLDLLGRKVRLEGGRGLHLLADRINETIRQALGSNALSPYAARLAEALAQMQRATAAVIGQTNDELGLANATLYLDAAGTVVVAWLWLWQAVTAERRLADEDMLDEAFYRAKLAACRYCFEYILPATENSFALVEKLDDTFLSMPLDQILA; from the coding sequence CCGTAATATCGAGTTCGTTCTTTTCGACGTATTCGGACTGGGCGAAATTTTAGCCAGCCCGTTTTATGCTCATTGTGATCGTGACACGGTGGAACAAATACTTGACTCTGCGGAGCGAATGGCGACGGAGATCTTTCTACCGTCGGCGGTAGAACTGGACGCAAATCCACCCCGTATGGTTGACGGCAAAGTGCAAATCATTCCCGAGGTTGGCGCTGCCCTTGCGGCTTACGCCGACGCCGGGTTGTCAGCGCAGACCTTTGGACACAATGATGGTGGACTGCAGTTGCCGTATACCATGGCAATGGCGGTCGATGGCATGTTCATCGCGGCTAACCAGGCGATTGCCAACTACGCCATCCTGACGACGGCCGCGGCTCATTTGCTCGTGGCATTCGGTACCGACGAGCAGAAGCGGCTTTACGCAGCGCCCATGATTGAGGGACGTTGGACCGGTACAATGTGCCTTTCCGAACCTCAGGCTGGATCGTCATTGTCGGATATCACCACTCGGGCCGAGCCTGCTGGAGATGGCAGCTACCACCTTCACGGATCGAAGATGTGGATTTCTGGTGCTGGGCATCAGATCAAGGAAAATATCGTCAATTTGGTACTTGCGAAAATCCCGGGAGGGGCGGCAGGGGTCAAAGGCATTTCCCTGTTTATCGTGCCACAGCGGCTAGTCGATAAGGATGGTAATCCTGGCGCAGACAATAATGTTACGCTGGTGGGCCTGAACCACAAAATGGGGCAGCGTGGTATCACGAACTGCATGCTCAATTTTGGAGAAACGGGCGCCACGGTTGGGTATCTCGTTGGTGAGCCGCATCAGGGCCTCAGATACATGTTCCACATGATGAATGAGGCGCGGATCGGTGTCGGTCACGGTGCGGCTATGTCGGGGCTGGTTGGATATCTTTACTCGCGATCATACGCGCAGGAGCGACTTCAAGGTCGCCGGATCGGTCAAAAGGATCCCAAGACACCGCAGGTTCCGTTGATCGAGCACCCAGACATTCGCCGAATGTTGCTGGCGCAAAAAACCAAAGTCGAGGGCGCGATCGCGCTGTGCTACTACTGTTCGCTATTGATCGACAAGGCGGCAGTCTCGGAGGGTGATGAAAGAAAGGATGCCAGCATCCTGTTGGATATTCTTACCCCGATTGCTAAGTCATGGCCGTCGGAGCACTGTCTTCAAGCGAATGATCTGGCTATCCAGGTCCTTGGCGGCGCAGGATATACCTTGGATCACCCCGTCGAACGGCTTTATAGGGACAATCGTCTGAACCCCATTCACGAGGGCACTGTCGCAATTCACGGCCTTGATTTATTGGGACGCAAGGTTCGACTGGAAGGCGGTCGCGGTCTGCACTTACTGGCAGATCGCATTAACGAGACTATTCGGCAGGCACTGGGCAGCAATGCCTTGTCCCCGTATGCGGCTAGACTTGCTGAGGCGCTAGCGCAGATGCAGAGAGCAACTGCCGCTGTTATCGGTCAGACTAATGACGAACTTGGTCTGGCCAACGCTACGCTTTACCTCGACGCGGCCGGAACCGTGGTCGTTGCGTGGCTGTGGCTGTGGCAAGCGGTGACTGCCGAGCGTAGGCTCGCCGACGAGGATATGCTGGACGAAGCTTTTTATCGAGCAAAATTGGCCGCATGCCGATATTGCTTCGAGTACATATTGCCGGCCACCGAGAACAGCTTCGCGCTGGTGGAAAAGCTCGACGATACGTTCCTCAGCATGCCACTCGACCAAATACTTGCATGA